One Lycium barbarum isolate Lr01 chromosome 5, ASM1917538v2, whole genome shotgun sequence genomic window carries:
- the LOC132640862 gene encoding protein ELF4-LIKE 3-like: protein MEGDSFSGQIDGKVMQTCEKSFVQVQDILDQNRLLINEINQNHESKIPDNLSRNVGLIRELNNNIRRVVDLYAHLSGSFNNVSSEGDSTGRPTHKRSRPV from the coding sequence ATGGAAGGGGATAGTTTTTCAGGCCAAATAGATGGGAAAGTTATGCAGACATGTGAAAAGAGCTTTGTTCAAGTTCAAGACATATTGGATCAGAATAGGCTGTTAATCAATGAGATTAATCAGAATCATGAGTCCAAGATCCCTGATAATTTGAGCAGGAATGTTGGTTTAATTAGAGAACTGAACAACAACATAAGGAGAGTGGTTGACCTTTATGCACATCTTTCAGGTTCTTTCAACAATGTTTCATCTGAAGGGGACTCCACTGGAAGACCTACCCACAAAAGGAGTAGGCCTGTTTAG